Proteins from one Halarchaeum grantii genomic window:
- a CDS encoding DsrE/DsrF/DrsH-like family protein, with the protein MSANTDTTDAEATPSEADALSRAELAERVAELEDRLAAVEAETTERQPKMAIVATKGTLDMAYPPLILASTAAAFGYDVTVFHTFWGLDVLHEERSKDLKLSSVGNPNMPVPNAVGALPGMDRVTTTLMEKRIADNDTATVEELIETSLDMGVEFQACQMTIDLMGYDEDDFYDGVTTGVGAATAIRDMADADVQLLV; encoded by the coding sequence ATGAGCGCGAACACCGACACCACGGACGCGGAGGCGACGCCGAGCGAGGCGGACGCCCTCTCGCGCGCGGAACTCGCGGAGCGCGTCGCGGAACTCGAAGACCGACTCGCCGCCGTCGAAGCGGAGACGACGGAGCGCCAGCCGAAGATGGCCATCGTCGCGACGAAGGGCACGCTCGACATGGCGTACCCCCCGCTCATCCTCGCGAGCACGGCCGCCGCCTTCGGCTACGACGTCACCGTCTTCCACACGTTCTGGGGGCTCGACGTCCTCCACGAGGAGCGCTCGAAGGACCTCAAGTTGAGTTCGGTCGGCAACCCCAACATGCCCGTGCCGAACGCCGTCGGCGCGCTCCCCGGGATGGACCGCGTCACGACGACGCTGATGGAGAAGCGCATCGCGGACAACGACACCGCCACGGTCGAGGAACTCATCGAGACGTCGCTCGACATGGGCGTCGAGTTCCAAGCCTGCCAGATGACCATCGACCTCATGGGCTACGACGAGGACGACTTCTACGACGGCGTGACGACCGGCGTCGGCGCCGCCACCGCGATTCGTGACATGGCCGACGCGGACGTCCAGCTCCTCGTGTGA
- a CDS encoding Htur_1727 family rSAM-partnered candidate RiPP: MDETDRRRIDARSRSATSGEWEVFVRETTEAALRHVGSVTAPNADVAHEQATRLFGAELADVWVAPATAVTRFVADGVETEAGTEDGAPAAGVEES, from the coding sequence ATGGACGAGACCGACCGCCGGCGGATAGACGCACGGTCACGGAGTGCGACGAGCGGCGAGTGGGAGGTGTTCGTTCGGGAGACCACCGAGGCGGCGCTCCGGCACGTCGGGAGCGTCACCGCACCGAACGCGGACGTCGCCCACGAGCAGGCGACGCGGCTCTTCGGGGCGGAACTCGCGGACGTCTGGGTCGCGCCCGCGACGGCCGTCACTCGCTTCGTCGCCGACGGCGTCGAGACCGAGGCAGGCACCGAGGACGGCGCGCCCGCCGCGGGGGTGGAGGAGTCGTGA
- a CDS encoding b(o/a)3-type cytochrome-c oxidase subunit 1, with amino-acid sequence MTYVDDFPGEARVVRTAFAIAFASIGLGGALGVLQALFRTGYSRSLFSSVDYYSILTAHGVLMALVFTTFFIVGLFTWGVTRSLDTGFRDLRFTWGWLGLMTLGTVLAFVTILGGIVGFIPTHAAVLYTFYAPLEASPTFYLGLALLVVGSWGAGVDYVLALLDWRAEHPDERIPLQTFMAVATMLLWVVCTLGVAVEVVVFLLPWSLGLIPRVDPLLTRTLFWYFGHAVVYFWLLPAYFVWYTIFPKLSGGRLFSDPLARVVFVLFLVLSTPVGVHHQYGDPGLSQGLKFVQMTSTYFILLPSLLTAFTVVASMEHGARQRGGKGLLKWLRALPWENPSFSGIALAGLAFAASGFGGMVNAGLNVNALVHNTMWVPGHFHLTVGTAVALTFMAITYWLLPQLTGKRLRLRTLAAVQPYLWFVGMVFMSNAMHRVGLAGVPRRTSEPQYEQVLFNTPIATMGELHLQTVGGAFILFASLLCFLAVVLSTWLGERGAEPLAVNGHIPEALSGPEHSPRILDDFRVWVALTFLLLLIAYGPPLAAMVQNGLFAPGSAPIPV; translated from the coding sequence ATGACGTACGTCGACGACTTCCCCGGGGAGGCGCGCGTCGTCCGCACGGCGTTCGCCATCGCGTTCGCCTCCATCGGCCTCGGCGGCGCGCTCGGCGTCCTGCAGGCGCTCTTCCGCACGGGGTACAGTCGCTCGCTCTTCTCGTCGGTCGACTACTACTCCATCCTCACCGCGCACGGCGTGCTGATGGCGCTCGTCTTCACGACGTTCTTCATCGTCGGCCTCTTCACGTGGGGAGTCACGCGCAGCCTCGACACGGGCTTTCGCGACCTCCGATTCACGTGGGGCTGGCTCGGCCTGATGACGCTCGGCACCGTGCTGGCGTTCGTCACCATCTTGGGGGGTATCGTCGGCTTCATCCCGACGCACGCCGCCGTCCTCTACACGTTCTACGCGCCGCTGGAGGCGAGCCCGACGTTCTACCTCGGCCTCGCGCTCCTCGTCGTCGGCTCGTGGGGCGCGGGCGTCGACTACGTCCTCGCACTCCTCGATTGGCGCGCGGAGCACCCCGACGAGCGCATCCCCTTACAGACGTTCATGGCGGTGGCGACGATGCTGCTCTGGGTCGTCTGCACGCTCGGTGTCGCCGTCGAGGTCGTCGTCTTCCTCCTGCCGTGGTCGCTCGGGCTCATCCCCCGCGTCGACCCGCTGCTGACGCGGACGCTCTTCTGGTACTTCGGGCACGCCGTCGTCTACTTCTGGCTGCTGCCCGCGTACTTCGTCTGGTACACAATCTTCCCGAAGCTCTCGGGCGGCCGGCTCTTCAGCGACCCGCTCGCGCGCGTCGTCTTCGTGCTCTTCCTCGTGTTGAGCACGCCGGTCGGCGTCCACCACCAGTACGGTGACCCCGGGCTCTCGCAGGGCCTGAAGTTCGTGCAGATGACGAGCACGTACTTCATCCTCCTGCCGAGCCTCCTCACCGCGTTCACGGTCGTCGCGAGCATGGAGCACGGCGCCCGCCAGCGCGGCGGTAAAGGCCTCCTCAAGTGGCTGCGCGCGCTCCCGTGGGAGAACCCGTCCTTCTCCGGCATCGCGCTCGCCGGCCTCGCGTTCGCCGCGAGCGGCTTCGGCGGGATGGTGAACGCCGGGCTGAACGTGAACGCCCTCGTCCACAACACGATGTGGGTGCCCGGCCACTTCCACCTCACCGTCGGCACCGCCGTCGCGCTGACGTTCATGGCGATCACCTACTGGCTGCTCCCGCAGCTCACCGGCAAGCGCCTGCGCCTGCGGACGCTCGCCGCCGTCCAACCGTACCTCTGGTTCGTCGGCATGGTGTTCATGTCGAACGCGATGCACCGCGTCGGCCTCGCGGGCGTCCCGCGACGCACCTCCGAACCCCAGTACGAGCAGGTGCTCTTCAACACCCCCATCGCGACGATGGGCGAGCTCCACCTGCAGACCGTCGGCGGGGCGTTCATCCTCTTCGCCTCGCTGCTGTGCTTCCTCGCGGTCGTCCTCTCGACGTGGCTCGGCGAGCGCGGCGCCGAACCGCTCGCCGTCAACGGCCACATCCCCGAGGCGCTCTCCGGGCCGGAGCACAGCCCGCGCATCCTCGACGACTTCCGCGTCTGGGTCGCGCTGACGTTCCTGCTGTTGCTCATCGCGTACGGCCCGCCGCTCGCGGCGATGGTACAGAACGGCCTGTTCGCACCCGGAAGCGCCCCCATCCCAGTCTGA
- a CDS encoding sulfurtransferase TusA family protein: MMDYDITETLDVRGENCPMPVVKTKQHVDGLARGDVLEVLATDPGSMSDLGGWAEATADVTLLDQTEDDGVYKHYVRKSE, translated from the coding sequence ATGATGGACTACGACATCACTGAGACGCTCGACGTACGAGGAGAGAACTGCCCGATGCCGGTGGTCAAGACGAAACAGCACGTCGACGGGCTCGCTCGGGGCGACGTGCTCGAAGTGCTCGCGACCGACCCCGGGAGCATGAGCGACCTTGGCGGCTGGGCCGAGGCGACCGCCGACGTCACCCTCCTCGATCAGACGGAGGACGACGGCGTGTACAAGCACTACGTCCGCAAGAGCGAGTGA
- a CDS encoding TIGR04347 family pseudo-SAM/SPASM protein: MISVSKLLCDLDAEGDGLRYDDAADSGKPQIVEDRTTKPVVVWNLTKQCNLYCEHCYAAADTETADGELTTEEGKRLLDDLAAYGAPVVLFSGGEPCVRDDLEELVAYASDRGIRPVLSTNGTLLTPDRVADLRDAGLAYAGVSVDGLHERNDDFRGQEGAFDAAIRGIEACLDAGIKTGLRYTITQHNAPDMTDVVELLYEKGVNRFCFYHLDYGGRGADISDADLSREATREAVEELCDLTREYHARGEEVETLLVGNYADAAFLVEYARREYGEAKARAVHDYLRRNGGDPTGERVADVDYQGNVHLTQFWQGYSLGNVRDRPFSAIWEDESNPLLSGLREREEHLSGKCADCRYRDVCRGASRLRATAAHDDPFAPDPKCYLTDAERDAPTTPSTGD, translated from the coding sequence GTGATCTCCGTCAGCAAACTCCTCTGTGACCTCGACGCGGAGGGCGACGGCCTCCGCTACGACGACGCCGCGGACTCGGGGAAACCCCAGATCGTCGAGGACCGAACGACGAAGCCCGTGGTCGTGTGGAACCTCACGAAGCAGTGCAACCTCTACTGCGAGCACTGCTACGCCGCCGCCGACACCGAGACCGCTGACGGCGAACTCACCACCGAGGAGGGCAAGCGCCTGCTCGACGACCTCGCGGCGTACGGCGCGCCGGTCGTCCTCTTCTCCGGCGGGGAGCCCTGCGTTCGGGACGACCTCGAAGAACTCGTCGCGTACGCGTCCGACCGGGGGATTCGGCCGGTGCTCTCGACGAACGGCACGCTCCTCACCCCGGACCGCGTCGCCGACCTGAGGGATGCCGGCCTCGCGTACGCGGGCGTCTCCGTTGACGGCCTCCACGAGCGCAACGACGACTTCCGCGGGCAGGAGGGCGCGTTCGACGCCGCGATTCGCGGCATCGAGGCGTGTCTCGACGCGGGCATCAAGACGGGGTTGCGCTACACCATCACCCAGCACAACGCCCCCGACATGACGGACGTCGTCGAGTTGCTCTACGAGAAGGGCGTGAATCGCTTCTGCTTCTACCACCTCGACTACGGCGGGCGCGGCGCGGACATCAGCGACGCCGACCTCTCGCGCGAGGCGACGCGCGAGGCCGTCGAGGAGCTCTGCGACCTCACGCGCGAGTACCACGCGCGCGGCGAGGAGGTGGAGACGCTGCTCGTCGGGAACTACGCGGACGCGGCGTTCCTCGTGGAGTACGCGCGCCGCGAGTACGGCGAGGCGAAGGCGCGCGCGGTCCACGACTACCTTCGGCGCAACGGCGGCGACCCGACTGGCGAGCGCGTCGCCGACGTCGACTATCAGGGGAACGTCCACCTCACGCAGTTCTGGCAGGGCTACTCGCTGGGCAACGTCCGGGACCGGCCGTTCTCGGCCATCTGGGAGGACGAGTCGAACCCCCTGCTCTCGGGGCTCCGCGAGCGCGAGGAGCACCTCTCCGGGAAGTGCGCGGACTGCCGCTACCGCGACGTCTGCCGTGGGGCGTCCCGACTCCGCGCGACCGCCGCGCACGACGACCCGTTCGCGCCCGACCCGAAGTGCTACCTCACCGACGCCGAACGCGACGCGCCGACGACGCCCAGTACGGGCGACTGA
- a CDS encoding alpha/beta hydrolase, protein MPESVTVHEGVTYAERESGELALDLYRPEVEDPPLVVYVHGGGWVAETRANIPDPERYAAEWGCAIASVSYRLQEVPDGADVEVDPSNPTPRGAFPDHFVDVKAAIRWLRAHADDYGYDATDVAVWGSSAGGHLALLAGVVDDVTDLGDAFADELTKTVAPDASGAVQAVVSWYGVSDFTAVDDEGGPVSLLFGGTREERPERYAQASPVTHVTPESPPTLLMHGREDEMVAVEQSRRFYDALDDAGVNALRYELHDLNHVWVEDLADIESERVAMDLLAAEPTHAQSVYEATHVPEGGTPTPLLADLPPAGPDAIRRFLERTVG, encoded by the coding sequence ATGCCGGAGTCAGTCACGGTCCACGAGGGAGTGACGTACGCCGAGCGCGAGAGCGGCGAGTTGGCGCTCGACCTCTACCGTCCAGAGGTCGAGGACCCGCCGCTCGTCGTCTACGTCCACGGCGGCGGCTGGGTGGCGGAGACGCGCGCAAATATTCCTGATCCGGAACGCTACGCCGCCGAGTGGGGGTGTGCGATCGCGAGCGTGAGCTATCGCCTCCAAGAGGTCCCGGACGGGGCCGACGTCGAGGTGGACCCGTCGAACCCGACGCCGCGCGGCGCGTTCCCCGACCACTTCGTGGACGTGAAGGCCGCCATCCGCTGGCTGCGCGCGCACGCCGACGACTACGGCTACGACGCGACGGACGTCGCCGTCTGGGGCTCCTCGGCCGGCGGCCACCTCGCGCTGCTCGCGGGCGTCGTCGACGACGTCACCGACCTCGGGGACGCCTTCGCGGACGAGCTGACGAAGACCGTCGCGCCCGACGCCTCCGGGGCGGTGCAGGCCGTCGTCAGCTGGTACGGCGTGAGCGACTTCACCGCCGTCGACGACGAGGGCGGCCCCGTCTCGCTCCTCTTTGGCGGGACGCGCGAGGAGCGCCCCGAGCGCTACGCGCAGGCGAGTCCCGTCACGCACGTCACTCCGGAGAGCCCGCCGACGCTATTGATGCACGGCCGCGAGGACGAGATGGTGGCCGTCGAGCAGAGCCGGCGGTTCTACGACGCGCTCGACGACGCGGGCGTGAACGCGCTTCGCTACGAACTCCACGACCTGAACCACGTCTGGGTCGAGGACCTCGCGGACATCGAGTCCGAGCGCGTCGCGATGGACCTGCTCGCCGCGGAACCGACGCACGCCCAATCGGTCTACGAGGCCACGCACGTCCCCGAGGGCGGCACGCCGACCCCGCTCCTCGCGGACCTCCCGCCCGCCGGACCGGACGCCATCCGGCGCTTCCTCGAACGCACCGTCGGGTGA
- a CDS encoding cytochrome c oxidase subunit II, translated as MEIHRLEKIWIAVSLLFIVGLIASIVYGVAGVGVGTVGDTGQQLDPSALDDTEFADPGGHWASEDHYVVHVVARQFLFQPGTQEPITVPANTTVTFYVTSPDVVHGFDVVGTQLNTMVIPGQVTEFTTEFDEPKTYGIVCHEYCGAGHQSMAGQLVVVPADAMSQNATASADAANASAVNASTQASIATPEVPA; from the coding sequence ATGGAAATACACAGACTCGAGAAGATCTGGATCGCCGTATCGCTGCTGTTCATCGTGGGGCTCATCGCCTCCATCGTCTACGGGGTCGCCGGCGTCGGCGTCGGCACCGTCGGCGACACCGGACAGCAACTCGACCCGTCCGCGCTCGACGACACGGAGTTCGCCGACCCCGGCGGGCACTGGGCGAGCGAGGACCACTACGTCGTCCACGTCGTCGCGCGCCAGTTCCTCTTCCAGCCGGGCACCCAAGAGCCGATCACGGTGCCCGCGAACACCACCGTGACCTTCTACGTCACGAGCCCGGACGTCGTCCACGGCTTCGACGTCGTCGGCACGCAGCTGAACACCATGGTCATCCCCGGACAAGTCACCGAGTTCACCACCGAGTTCGACGAGCCGAAGACGTACGGCATCGTCTGTCACGAGTACTGCGGCGCCGGCCACCAGAGCATGGCGGGCCAACTCGTCGTCGTGCCCGCCGACGCGATGTCACAGAACGCGACGGCGAGCGCTGACGCCGCGAACGCGAGCGCCGTGAACGCGTCCACGCAGGCATCAATCGCGACGCCGGAGGTGCCGGCATGA
- a CDS encoding DUF2270 domain-containing protein, giving the protein MTEESGDDARAGDATDAANRDVGKGLLDEEMGPSGAMAHLYRGEIHRMKYWRERLDETTNWAVIVMAAVLTWAFSSPDNPHYIVLIGIATLGVFLTVEARRYRGYDIWRSRVRTLQENVWAVGLDPETEVANPEWRERLGADYRTPTIKITAEEAIAHRLRRIYLPLFTVLLVAWLVRITAFSPESALDTAAVGVIPGTLVVAVVATFVLGALAVAFRPRTWHARGELLEERLRKEE; this is encoded by the coding sequence ATGACCGAGGAGTCAGGAGACGACGCCCGGGCGGGGGACGCAACCGACGCCGCGAATCGCGACGTCGGGAAGGGCCTCCTCGACGAGGAGATGGGACCGAGCGGGGCGATGGCGCACCTCTACCGGGGCGAAATCCACCGGATGAAGTACTGGCGCGAACGCCTCGACGAGACCACGAACTGGGCGGTCATCGTCATGGCCGCCGTCCTCACGTGGGCGTTCTCCAGTCCCGACAACCCCCACTACATCGTCCTCATCGGCATCGCGACGCTCGGCGTCTTCCTCACCGTCGAAGCACGACGCTACCGTGGGTACGACATCTGGCGCTCGCGCGTCCGAACCCTCCAAGAGAACGTCTGGGCGGTCGGACTCGACCCCGAGACGGAGGTCGCGAACCCCGAGTGGCGCGAGCGACTCGGCGCCGACTACCGCACGCCCACCATCAAGATCACCGCCGAAGAGGCCATCGCGCACCGACTGCGCCGCATCTACCTCCCGCTCTTCACGGTCCTCCTCGTCGCGTGGCTCGTCCGCATCACCGCCTTCTCCCCGGAGTCCGCGCTCGATACCGCCGCCGTCGGCGTGATTCCGGGCACACTCGTCGTCGCGGTCGTCGCGACGTTCGTCCTCGGCGCGCTCGCCGTCGCGTTCCGGCCGCGGACGTGGCACGCGCGCGGCGAGCTCCTCGAGGAGCGCCTCCGAAAGGAGGAGTGA
- a CDS encoding halocyanin domain-containing protein: MSAVPERRYSRRRFLRDASAAAVALGASTGVAAGASPDYGGWFTDSARGGATSNFDGTTVDKTGQDSVTIEVGAQGNGGPYGYAPPAVRVSPGTEVTFEWVSNTHDVQVESKPSGSSWEGVDSIKNEGYTHSHTFETAGVYKYYCTPHLSMGMKGAVVVGGSGAGGGGSPEWGDWFTDSGRGGAVGNYDGSTVDKTGQDSVTVEVGAQGNGGTYAYSPPALKISPGTEVTFEWTSNTHDIQIESAPSGSSWEGVDSIKNEGYTHSHTFETSGTYRYYCTPHLSMGMKGGIFVTGSAGGGGGGGGGLVPDLNWGNVAWMAGPSAVAVPAIVAYLLWDYGRAGAFDDLFERGESAEPPATTEAPPATPEREIDHDEYDPWGTALLLAVYFVIISVAWALMYFVEFLGTGPHIFG, from the coding sequence GTGAGTGCGGTGCCTGAGCGTCGGTACAGCCGTCGGCGGTTCCTCCGCGACGCGTCGGCGGCCGCGGTGGCGCTCGGCGCGAGCACCGGCGTCGCGGCCGGCGCGTCACCGGACTACGGCGGCTGGTTCACGGACTCGGCGCGCGGCGGCGCAACCTCGAACTTCGACGGGACGACGGTCGACAAGACCGGACAGGACTCCGTCACTATCGAGGTGGGCGCGCAGGGCAACGGCGGGCCGTACGGGTACGCGCCGCCAGCGGTCCGCGTCTCGCCCGGCACGGAGGTGACCTTCGAGTGGGTGTCGAACACGCACGACGTTCAGGTCGAGTCGAAGCCGTCCGGGTCGAGCTGGGAGGGCGTCGACTCCATCAAGAACGAGGGATACACGCACTCGCACACCTTCGAGACGGCAGGCGTCTACAAGTACTACTGCACGCCCCACCTCTCGATGGGGATGAAGGGCGCGGTCGTCGTCGGCGGCTCCGGTGCCGGCGGCGGCGGGAGCCCCGAGTGGGGCGACTGGTTCACGGACTCGGGGCGCGGCGGCGCGGTCGGAAACTACGACGGCTCGACCGTCGACAAGACCGGACAGGACTCGGTCACCGTCGAGGTGGGCGCGCAGGGCAACGGCGGCACGTACGCCTATTCGCCGCCGGCGCTGAAGATCTCGCCCGGAACGGAGGTGACCTTCGAGTGGACGTCGAACACGCACGACATCCAGATCGAGTCCGCGCCCTCCGGGTCGAGCTGGGAGGGCGTCGACTCCATCAAGAACGAGGGGTACACGCACTCGCACACCTTCGAGACGAGCGGTACCTACCGCTACTACTGCACGCCCCACCTCTCGATGGGGATGAAGGGCGGCATCTTCGTCACCGGGAGCGCCGGCGGTGGCGGCGGCGGCGGTGGCGGTCTCGTCCCCGACCTCAACTGGGGGAACGTCGCGTGGATGGCCGGCCCCTCCGCCGTCGCGGTGCCGGCCATCGTCGCCTACCTCCTCTGGGACTACGGCCGTGCCGGTGCGTTCGACGACCTGTTCGAGCGCGGCGAGTCCGCCGAACCCCCGGCGACCACGGAGGCACCGCCCGCGACGCCCGAGCGCGAGATCGACCACGACGAGTACGACCCGTGGGGGACGGCGCTCCTGCTCGCCGTCTACTTCGTGATCATCTCGGTCGCGTGGGCGCTCATGTACTTCGTCGAATTCCTCGGAACCGGCCCGCACATCTTCGGCTAA
- a CDS encoding heavy metal translocating P-type ATPase produces MSDQTHCTLCDLPTPDPPVTDDGVDGAFCCRGCLEVARTLDDAAVADADPEAVREDLRANATDGADAADATDVPETAETAYFAVDGMHCATCEAFLEGRAADTEGVHDAAASYANDALKVTYDPEAGEREEIADALSGYGYRVADADEEAEREETLTTGMRLLAGGFFGMMVMLWYVLFLYPIYLGAGPIVSFFDPRGVGGQYLFWNVAVLSGAATALAGYPVFRGALVSLRARRPNMDLLVALAASAAFVYSLAVLLTGGVDVYFDIPVVIVLAVTAGEHWESKAKARASAGLAERTADGVETARVATDDGIAERPLERVDAGDSVVVATGERVPLDGTVTDGDGAVDESLLTGESTPREVEPGDDVVGGSVLVSGGVTVVVTDTESTLDRVVATLWEAQSTHGGVQQLADRLASVFVPAVLVLAACAFVAHLALGSSAEAALLTALTVLVVSCPCALGLATPLAVSNAVRSALAHGSIVTDASVFERGADVDVVAFDKTGTLTTGEMRVHDVAGDETVLGVAAALEQYADHPVAHAVCAHADDAVEHTVSDVERHSTGVSGTVDGERVLVGRPALFEKEGWSVPDALAERVAGADERGLVPAVVGTRGTARAVVLAGDDPLPEWEAVVADLAVAHRVVVLTGDEGAAAERFREHPGVADVFAGVPPEGKTAVVDRLRTEGTVAMVGDGSNDAPALAAADVGVALGDATALAVDAADAVVTTDDLRALPALLGVARATRRRVRENLAWALCYNAVAVPLALVGLLNPLVAAVAMGASSLLVVANSTRTLASNSHARRDFLGRMRALLARVRPT; encoded by the coding sequence ATGTCCGACCAGACGCACTGCACCCTCTGCGACCTCCCGACGCCCGACCCCCCCGTCACGGACGACGGCGTCGACGGGGCGTTCTGCTGTCGGGGCTGTCTCGAGGTCGCGCGCACTCTCGACGACGCGGCCGTCGCGGACGCGGACCCCGAGGCCGTCCGCGAGGACCTGCGCGCGAACGCGACCGACGGCGCGGACGCGGCGGACGCGACCGACGTCCCCGAGACGGCGGAGACGGCGTACTTCGCCGTCGACGGCATGCACTGCGCGACCTGCGAGGCGTTCCTCGAGGGCCGCGCCGCCGACACCGAGGGCGTCCACGACGCCGCCGCGAGCTACGCGAACGACGCGCTGAAGGTCACCTACGACCCCGAGGCGGGCGAGCGCGAGGAGATCGCGGACGCGCTCTCCGGCTACGGCTACCGGGTCGCCGACGCCGACGAGGAGGCCGAGCGCGAGGAGACGCTCACGACGGGGATGCGTCTGCTCGCCGGGGGCTTCTTCGGCATGATGGTGATGCTCTGGTACGTCCTCTTCCTCTACCCCATCTACCTCGGCGCGGGCCCTATCGTCTCGTTCTTCGACCCGCGCGGCGTCGGCGGCCAGTACCTCTTCTGGAACGTCGCCGTCCTCTCGGGGGCGGCGACGGCGCTCGCGGGCTACCCGGTCTTCCGGGGCGCGCTCGTCAGCCTGCGCGCGCGCCGCCCGAACATGGACCTCCTCGTCGCGCTCGCCGCGAGCGCCGCGTTCGTCTACAGCCTCGCCGTCCTCCTCACCGGCGGCGTCGACGTCTACTTCGACATCCCGGTCGTCATCGTCCTCGCCGTCACCGCTGGCGAGCACTGGGAGTCGAAGGCGAAGGCGCGCGCGAGCGCCGGGCTCGCCGAGCGCACCGCCGACGGCGTCGAGACCGCGCGTGTCGCGACCGACGACGGCATCGCGGAGCGCCCCCTCGAGCGCGTCGACGCGGGCGACTCAGTCGTCGTCGCGACCGGCGAGCGCGTCCCCCTCGACGGCACCGTCACCGACGGCGACGGCGCGGTCGACGAATCGCTCCTCACGGGCGAATCCACGCCCCGAGAGGTCGAACCCGGCGACGACGTCGTCGGCGGGAGCGTCCTCGTGTCCGGGGGCGTGACCGTCGTAGTCACGGACACCGAGAGCACGCTCGACCGCGTCGTCGCCACCCTCTGGGAGGCCCAGAGCACGCACGGCGGCGTCCAGCAGCTCGCCGACCGCCTCGCGAGCGTCTTCGTCCCGGCCGTGCTCGTGCTCGCGGCGTGCGCGTTCGTCGCGCACCTCGCGCTCGGCTCGTCGGCCGAAGCGGCGCTCCTCACCGCGCTCACCGTCCTCGTCGTCTCGTGTCCGTGCGCGCTCGGCCTCGCGACGCCGCTCGCCGTCTCGAACGCGGTCCGGAGCGCGCTCGCGCACGGCTCCATCGTCACCGACGCGTCCGTCTTCGAGCGCGGCGCGGACGTCGACGTCGTCGCGTTCGACAAGACGGGCACGCTCACCACCGGGGAGATGCGCGTCCACGACGTCGCGGGCGACGAGACCGTCCTCGGGGTCGCGGCCGCGCTCGAACAGTACGCCGACCACCCGGTCGCGCACGCCGTCTGCGCGCACGCCGACGACGCGGTCGAGCACACCGTCAGCGACGTCGAGCGCCACAGCACGGGCGTCTCCGGGACCGTCGACGGCGAGCGCGTGCTCGTCGGGCGGCCCGCGCTCTTCGAGAAAGAAGGGTGGTCGGTCCCCGACGCGCTCGCCGAGCGGGTTGCGGGGGCCGACGAACGCGGCCTCGTCCCGGCCGTCGTCGGGACCCGGGGGACCGCGCGCGCCGTCGTCCTCGCGGGTGACGACCCCCTGCCCGAGTGGGAGGCGGTGGTGGCCGACCTCGCGGTCGCGCACCGCGTCGTCGTCCTCACGGGCGACGAGGGCGCGGCCGCCGAGCGCTTCCGCGAGCATCCGGGCGTCGCCGACGTCTTCGCCGGCGTCCCGCCCGAGGGGAAGACCGCGGTCGTCGACCGCCTCCGCACGGAGGGGACGGTCGCGATGGTGGGCGACGGGTCGAACGACGCGCCCGCGCTCGCCGCCGCCGACGTGGGGGTCGCGCTCGGCGACGCCACCGCGCTCGCCGTCGACGCCGCCGACGCCGTCGTCACCACCGACGACCTGCGCGCGCTCCCCGCGCTCCTCGGTGTCGCGCGCGCGACCCGGCGTCGCGTCCGCGAGAACCTCGCGTGGGCGCTCTGCTACAACGCCGTCGCCGTCCCGCTCGCGCTCGTCGGCCTCCTCAACCCGCTCGTCGCCGCCGTCGCGATGGGCGCGTCCAGTCTCCTCGTCGTCGCGAACAGCACGCGTACACTCGCGAGTAACTCGCACGCACGTCGTGACTTCCTCGGTCGGATGCGGGCGCTACTGGCGCGCGTCCGACCCACCTGA